The following is a genomic window from Rutidosis leptorrhynchoides isolate AG116_Rl617_1_P2 chromosome 8, CSIRO_AGI_Rlap_v1, whole genome shotgun sequence.
gatcttgatgcctgaaaaaacaaaaaaacaaaaaaatttgcttccccccgcttggttacttccccattgatcctgcccctatataccaCTTATGATATAAATCTCTATAACGTGCTTAATCCTGGGTTGCCAATGAATACAAATACAAATTAAGTTTAAACTACTTAGGAAATGCTTCAATTACAACATTCAAGTTGTTATTAACAAGAAAATACTTAATAATTgggattaatttattaattaaagaATAAGAGAGAAAAATAAGTATGCAAGTCCGTACCTGAGGAGTAtgaatcagaatcagaatcagaatcaATTTGTTTATCCGTCATGTTTTCTGCAACAATAAATCAATCAAGTTGTTAATAACagcaaagtgtatatatatatatatatatatatatatatatatatatatgtatgtatgtatgtatatatatatatatatattcaaacctCTGAGAAAAATAAGTATGCAAGTCCGTACCTGAGGAGTAtgaatcagaatcagaatcagaatcagaatcagtctCTGTTACAATTTGTTTATCCTTCATGTTTTCTGCAACAATAAATCAATCAAGTTGTTAATAACAGCAAAGTaagtaatagtagtagtagtatatatatatatacttaatagtaGTAGTATATACTTAATTGTAGAAGAACACGAGGAGTGGATAGGATGATAATAATGTATGTACCTTTTCTAGGGATTTCGTTATGGATTGGTTCctttgaatcatcatcatcatcaattgctGCTATTCGTTTACACTTTGCTCCATCCCCCGTCTTTTCTTCTCTGCTACAATCAATCAATTAATCATCAATCAATTTGTTCATATGAAAATAACAAAATTGAACCTCCAATCAAATAACTGGGATTTTGTGGAAACGCTTACGATGCGTTTCTTAGCTTAGAACGAATTAATttgaagaaacgtacctgtaacttgTCGTCGCGATTTCCATAGTCTGGAACGaacgatttagggttagggttagggttggtGAATGAAAAGCCCAACGGCCGAAACAATGGATATACTGTACCATCATTTCCTGGGTAAAAGAATCAAATTCAAGCCTTTCCAAATTGACGTCAAAGTAGTTGAGATCCTCTTCAGTAGTAGTCACTTGGGCGAAATAGTCAGCAGCGTCATCTATCATCAAGTGCACGAGGCTTTTTAACTCGAAAATGAAAGCAGCCTAAAATGAAAACAGAAATTTATGAAACAATTTGATTAAATAATGACAAATAAACATGAATACAATAGAACATAAAACCGGTAAAGTTCTGTGTTCATAAGCTTGTGTTTAATTATTAATTAACAATCAATAAATAATATCCTAGGTTATAAGGTGTATGAGAAGAAAAAAGACTCCAGattcgaaacaagcttcttcttcttcttcttcttttaaagTAATTATGACTGATTCCCAACTTTAAAATAAATCAAACAACAAAAACTCTTCTAACAGGCaccaattaattaataaataaataaataaataaacaaataaataaggGAGGCGTACAATCATTAGTTTATGAGCATCCCTCTTATATAGTCGgcgaaattcagaattgaagtcatCTAATTTCTTTTTGAGGAGAAACTCATCATTGGCATGAATTTCCTGGATCTCCGCACGTTTTTTACAGAAAAATTCAACCTTTTCAATGATGTGGCTAGGGCTATCCATCCTAAAAAAACAAACATTTGAACATGTAAGATCTTCGGACCGCGTCACACTCACTCATAAAGGGCTTGGGGTCAAAGGACCTCCCTTCCAAACTTATTATAGGCATCATCACTCCCTTCTCACGTTTCTCTAAAAAAAAAGGAATAACCCGAAAATTTCGTGATAATGTATTCTGCAACAATAAATCAATCAAGTTGTTATAAACGGAGAAGACATTGATGATATGATTATTAGATCTCTATAACATGCTTAATCTTGGGTTGcccgtaataattaataataatgtacGTACCTTTTCTAGGGATTTCGTTATGGATTGGTTCCTTtgaatcatcatcaacatcatcaatcGCTGCAATTCGTTTACTCTTTGCTCCATCCCCCATTTTTTCTTCTCTGCTACAATCAATCAATCATCAATCAATTTGTTGATACGAAAATAACAAAATTGAACCTCCAATCAAATAATGCGTTTCTTAGCTTAGAACGAATTAATttgaagaaacgtacctgtaacttgTCGTCGCGATTTCCATCTGTGAAGAGTCTGGAACGaacgatttagggttagggttagggttagggttggtGAATTATATACGCACGCAATATAAGAAGGCTAAGATTGCGACAGGAATCGTTGAAAGACTCCTCCGCAAGGGTTTAATAATAGAGGGATCAATGTTAACTGAAGGATGGGATGATGGCTTGTAAACTTTTTTAATCAGCTATTTATTGGGTTAACCAAGTAATTGAGATAAATTGGTTGTCTCGACCTAGAATTTGTTGATCGTTAATTGAATTGCGTTTGTTTGACTTTTAATGGAATGATtcagtgctgaatggttcagaatttagTGCTGAATCATTCAGAGattaaacactctcttaaccattaagagcctaattTTCTGTAACTTCCTCCTCAAATTATATCTtgaacacttaactaacaagtatattgaatattttattcatgttacactttgataaggtaattttactcagtttatatcattcattttaaataattatcaaacagcttattttcattcagagaaAACTTTATTCAGaagctttgaatcattcagattctgaaccattcagcgctaaatcattcagttttatcaaacgcatccTAAGTCCATTGTGAACAATTTCATTTATTTATTCTTTTACTAGtcgattgaattgaattgaattgaataccCGTGAATTCGCAAAGTTTATTATGTCAAACAATTATACTAAGACCATTTTCATTTTTGATAACACAATAATTTATTTTCATTCCTGATAAAAGTTAGTATGTTAGTTGAAttgtgtaaaaatataaatatatttattttgttgaAAAATCTAATGTACTAAAAGTTAAAAGTAGCAATAAGCATTGACTTGCTCATTCCTGATAAAAGTTTGGTGTATTCATTCATCCTTTATCTAAAAGGCAAAGTGACGAACACTAACTCATTTGGTGCATAAAACATTTGTACCACATGTGTACAAATGTATATCGTCATCCTTTATCTAAAAGGCAAAGTGAAGAATAGTAACTCATTTTGTGCATAAAATATTTGTACCACATGTTTACAACTGTGTACCATCGTGAACAAGCACTAGAAATTGTCACTATTCTAGGCGATAAAGATACTTTTTGATGTAGTTTTCATTTATTCTGTCGAGTTTCCAACCAAACTTGACATATGATTACTGCAATTCGTCATACACATTCGTCACCTTTATAAACCAAATCTTTCTTGGTTGCTATAGTGTCCAACTCCTCTCTTATCCATTCTGAAAAAATCAACACATCGTCAGCATAAATAAAATGGGACAAACTTAAATTATCCGAACCTATCTTGATGCCGCTGAGCATATTAGCCTCTATAGCATGTTGAAAAGCTAAATGTGAGCCTTCCATAAGGATTATGAATAAAAAAGAGGACTAAGAGGATCTCCTGTCGCAACCCTCTTTCGATCGTGAATTCGCGTGTTGGAGAACCATTTATAATAATTGAAATCCTCGCAGATTGCAAACAACCCAAAATCCAAGACCGCCATTTCGTCCCGAAGCCCAACGATTTAAGCATAAACATTAAAAATTAACTTTTACTACTCCGTCGTATAATAGATAAACCCGTTTTAAAGCTTAAAAGTTAAAATTATAGAACAAACTATTAAAAGTAGCATGAAAAAGAGAGTGATAGCTCGATGCTTACAAGCATATCTGATTAGTTTAGTTTGGATGACAAACTCTGTTATGTTCATGTTTATATTTTGGTTTTAATGATATAGTGTTGTCAAATATGGCTAAGTTACAAGACACAACAGTAATGACAATTTAGAAAACTTATAAGTCAGAAACTATCATATAATTAAACTCAGGTAATTGCTCTTTCATCCTTCCTCATTGTCCACCCTTTCACGTTTTCTTCTACTATCCATTTGAAAATGGTACACTTATAGGTTTCTTGTACACTTATAGGTTGGTTTAACATTAAAACGTGATTAAATAGACCACGAACGGCCCTCTTTTACCTATTAGATTAGCCAGCATTACACCATGGTACACATTTTCTCAGTT
Proteins encoded in this region:
- the LOC139864720 gene encoding uncharacterized protein, whose protein sequence is MDSPSHIIEKVEFFCKKRAEIQEIHANDEFLLKKKLDDFNSEFRRLYKRDAHKLMIAAFIFELKSLVHLMIDDAADYFAQVTTTEEDLNYFDVNLERLEFDSFTQEMMVQYIHCFGRWAFHSPTLTLTLNRSFQTMEIATTSYREEKTGDGAKCKRIAAIDDDDDSKEPIHNEIPRKENMKDKQIVTETDSDSDSDSYSSENMLDKQITRTDDDSSNSERGEEINFDYWEHSLLQVPFSQYKTLSSKQQREWLTAHYLLKIGGGAYLFHEKMVKTPEDEDEDDKWMFD